In the genome of Streptomyces racemochromogenes, one region contains:
- the rimI gene encoding ribosomal protein S18-alanine N-acetyltransferase, translating to MTAPTAVLREMRWWDIEPVLELEHELFPDDAWSAGMFWSELAHARGPQATRHYVVAEEPGTGRVVGYAGLAAAGDLGDVQTIAAAKDQWGTGLGARLLTDLLRAATAFECAEVLLEVRVDNTRAQRLYERFGFEPIGFRRGYYQPGNVDALVMRLTDPAQTRNENPESSESNG from the coding sequence GTGACGGCCCCGACCGCGGTGCTCCGCGAGATGCGCTGGTGGGACATCGAGCCGGTGCTGGAGCTGGAACACGAGCTGTTCCCCGACGACGCCTGGTCGGCCGGGATGTTCTGGTCCGAGCTCGCCCACGCGCGCGGCCCGCAGGCCACCCGCCACTACGTCGTCGCCGAAGAGCCGGGCACCGGCCGCGTCGTCGGCTACGCCGGACTGGCCGCCGCCGGCGACCTGGGCGACGTACAGACCATCGCGGCCGCCAAGGACCAGTGGGGCACGGGCCTCGGCGCCCGGCTCCTCACCGACCTGCTGCGCGCCGCCACCGCCTTCGAGTGCGCCGAGGTGCTGCTGGAGGTACGGGTGGACAACACCCGCGCCCAGCGGCTCTACGAGCGGTTCGGCTTCGAGCCGATCGGCTTCCGGCGCGGCTACTACCAGCCCGGCAACGTCGACGCGCTCGTGATGCGCCTGACCGACCCGGCACAGACCCGAAACGAAAACCCTGAGAGCAGTGAGAGCAATGGCTGA
- the tsaB gene encoding tRNA (adenosine(37)-N6)-threonylcarbamoyltransferase complex dimerization subunit type 1 TsaB, with protein MLLLAVDTATPAVTVALHDGESVLAESNQVDARRHGELLLPSVDQVLAEAGVKLEAVTGIVVGVGPGPYTGLRVGLVTASTFAAVLGVPVHGLCTLDGLAHAAGAAGIEGPFTVATDARRKEVYWARYEDPRTRVGEPAVDRPADIAEQVAGLPAVGQGATLYPDVFPDARGPVHQSAASLAALAAERLAAGEAFLPPTPLYLRRPDAQVPKNYKVVTPQ; from the coding sequence GTGCTCTTGCTCGCCGTAGATACCGCCACGCCCGCCGTCACCGTCGCCCTGCACGACGGGGAATCCGTCCTCGCCGAGTCGAACCAGGTCGACGCCCGCCGCCACGGGGAGCTCCTGCTGCCCTCCGTCGACCAGGTCCTCGCCGAGGCCGGGGTCAAGCTCGAAGCCGTCACCGGCATCGTCGTCGGCGTCGGCCCCGGCCCCTACACCGGGCTCCGCGTCGGCCTCGTCACCGCCTCCACCTTCGCCGCCGTCCTCGGCGTCCCCGTGCACGGCCTGTGCACCCTCGACGGCCTCGCCCACGCGGCCGGCGCCGCCGGGATCGAGGGCCCCTTCACCGTCGCCACCGACGCGCGGCGCAAGGAGGTCTACTGGGCGCGCTACGAAGACCCGCGCACCCGCGTCGGCGAGCCCGCCGTCGACCGCCCGGCCGACATCGCCGAGCAGGTCGCCGGCCTCCCCGCCGTCGGGCAGGGCGCCACCCTCTACCCGGACGTCTTCCCCGACGCCCGCGGGCCCGTCCACCAGTCGGCCGCCTCCCTCGCCGCCCTCGCCGCCGAACGCCTCGCGGCGGGGGAGGCGTTCCTGCCCCCGACGCCGCTCTACCTGCGCCGCCCCGACGCGCAGGTGCCCAAGAACTACAAGGTGGTCACCCCGCAGTGA
- the tsaE gene encoding tRNA (adenosine(37)-N6)-threonylcarbamoyltransferase complex ATPase subunit type 1 TsaE: MEEVPREAPRSPAAEALAEAAAETLITVDSPASMQDLGRRIAGLLRPGDLVLLTGELGAGKTTLTRGLGEGLGVRGAVTSPTFVIARVHPSLGDGPPLVHVDAYRLGGGLDEMEDLDLDVSLPESVVVVEWGDGKVEELSDDRLHVVIGRAVGHEEVLDDVREVALRGVGERWAGAELAGLAAR, translated from the coding sequence ATGGAAGAAGTACCGCGGGAAGCGCCACGCAGCCCGGCCGCTGAGGCCCTGGCCGAGGCCGCCGCAGAAACCCTGATCACCGTCGACTCGCCCGCCTCCATGCAGGACCTGGGCCGCAGGATCGCCGGCCTGCTCCGCCCCGGCGACCTGGTCCTGCTGACCGGCGAACTCGGCGCGGGCAAGACCACGCTGACCCGCGGGCTGGGCGAGGGCCTGGGCGTGCGGGGGGCCGTGACCTCGCCGACCTTCGTGATCGCCCGGGTGCACCCGTCGCTGGGCGACGGTCCGCCGCTGGTGCACGTGGACGCGTACCGCCTCGGCGGCGGGCTCGACGAGATGGAGGACCTGGACCTCGACGTCTCCCTGCCCGAGTCCGTGGTCGTCGTGGAGTGGGGCGACGGCAAGGTCGAGGAGCTCTCCGACGACCGGCTGCACGTGGTGATCGGCCGCGCCGTCGGGCACGAGGAGGTCCTGGACGACGTGCGCGAGGTCGCGCTGCGCGGCGTCGGCGAGCGCTGGGCCGGCGCGGAGCTGGCGGGGCTGGCGGCGCGGTAG
- a CDS encoding alpha/beta fold hydrolase, with protein MSENWRKAGWAGAAIGVLAAGAAAGVAVERITVGRGIRMKARLALDAAGDFGSLRGTEGGCRAEDGTELYYEVDEPPADGKKRRLRRKNPAEGATVVFCHGYCLSQDSWHFQRAALRGVVRSVYWDQRSHGRSARGLAQADGVPVTIDQLGRDLKAVIDAAAPEGPLVLVGHSMGGMTVMALAEQFPELVRDRVLGVAFVGTSGGRLDEVTYGLPSMGLGAVRRILPGVLKALGSQVELVEKGRRATADLFAGMIKMYSFGSRDVDPGVARFAERLIEATPIDVVAEFYPAFQTHDKSAALQRFADVPVTVVAGDRDMITPAEHSVAIKEQLPAAELVVLEDTGHLMMLERPDLVTGLLTGLLARTGAVPAAANVGGHGRSTAGSATQPGR; from the coding sequence GTGAGCGAGAACTGGCGCAAGGCCGGCTGGGCCGGCGCCGCCATCGGTGTGCTGGCGGCGGGCGCCGCGGCCGGTGTCGCGGTCGAACGGATCACCGTGGGGCGCGGCATCAGGATGAAGGCGCGCCTCGCCCTCGACGCCGCCGGGGACTTCGGCTCGCTGCGCGGGACCGAGGGCGGCTGCCGCGCCGAGGACGGCACCGAGCTCTACTACGAGGTCGACGAACCGCCCGCGGACGGCAAGAAGCGCCGCCTGCGGCGCAAGAACCCGGCGGAGGGCGCCACCGTCGTCTTCTGCCACGGCTACTGCCTCTCCCAGGACTCCTGGCACTTCCAGCGCGCCGCCCTGCGCGGCGTCGTCCGCTCCGTGTACTGGGACCAGCGCAGCCACGGCCGCAGCGCCCGGGGCCTGGCCCAGGCCGACGGCGTGCCGGTGACCATCGACCAGCTCGGCCGCGACCTGAAGGCCGTCATCGACGCGGCCGCGCCCGAGGGCCCGCTCGTCCTCGTCGGCCACTCCATGGGCGGCATGACCGTCATGGCGCTGGCCGAGCAGTTCCCGGAGCTGGTACGCGACCGGGTGCTGGGCGTGGCCTTCGTCGGCACCTCCGGCGGCCGGCTCGACGAGGTGACGTACGGGCTGCCGTCCATGGGGCTGGGTGCGGTGCGCCGCATCCTGCCCGGGGTGCTCAAGGCGCTCGGTTCCCAGGTCGAGCTGGTGGAGAAGGGCCGCCGGGCCACCGCCGACCTCTTCGCCGGCATGATCAAGATGTACTCGTTCGGCTCCCGCGACGTCGACCCCGGTGTCGCGCGCTTCGCCGAGCGGCTCATCGAGGCGACCCCGATCGACGTGGTCGCGGAGTTCTACCCGGCCTTCCAGACGCACGACAAGAGCGCCGCCCTCCAGCGGTTCGCGGACGTCCCCGTCACCGTCGTCGCCGGGGACCGGGACATGATCACCCCGGCCGAGCACAGCGTGGCCATCAAGGAGCAGCTCCCGGCCGCCGAGCTGGTGGTGCTGGAGGACACCGGGCACCTGATGATGCTGGAGCGCCCCGACCTCGTGACGGGGCTGCTGACCGGCCTGCTCGCGCGCACCGGAGCCGTCCCCGCAGCGGCTAACGTTGGGGGACATGGAAGAAGTACCGCGGGAAGCGCCACGCAGCCCGGCCGCTGA
- the alr gene encoding alanine racemase, translating into MNETPMRVYAEIDLDAVRDNVRALRARAPRAELMAVVKSNAYGHGAVQCARAAQEAGATWLGTATPEEALALREAGIRGRIMCWLWTPGGPWREAVEADLDVSVSGMWALDEVRAAARAAGRPARIQLKADTGLGRNGCQPADWAELVGAAVAAQAEGTVQVTGVWSHFACADEPGHPSIRLQLDAFRDMLAYAEKEGVDPEVRHIANSPATLTLPETHFDLVRTGIAVYGVSPSPELGTPAQLGLRPAMTLKASLALVKTVPAGHGVSYGHHYVTESETHLALVPAGYADGIPRNASGRGPVLVAGKVRHAAGRIAMDQFVVDLGEDLAEAGDEAVVFGDAERGEPTAEDWAQAAGTIAYEIVTRIGGRVPRVYLGG; encoded by the coding sequence ATGAACGAGACACCGATGCGCGTGTACGCCGAGATCGATCTTGACGCGGTACGGGACAACGTGCGCGCCCTGCGCGCGCGGGCGCCCCGGGCCGAGCTGATGGCCGTCGTCAAGTCGAATGCCTACGGGCACGGTGCCGTCCAGTGCGCCCGCGCAGCCCAGGAGGCCGGTGCCACCTGGCTCGGCACCGCCACCCCCGAGGAGGCGCTCGCCCTGCGCGAGGCCGGGATCCGGGGGCGGATCATGTGCTGGCTCTGGACCCCCGGCGGGCCCTGGCGGGAGGCCGTCGAGGCCGACCTCGACGTGTCCGTCAGCGGGATGTGGGCCCTGGACGAGGTCCGCGCCGCCGCCCGCGCGGCCGGCCGTCCCGCCCGCATCCAGCTCAAGGCCGACACCGGCCTCGGCCGCAACGGCTGCCAGCCCGCCGACTGGGCCGAGCTCGTCGGCGCGGCCGTCGCCGCGCAGGCCGAGGGCACCGTCCAGGTCACCGGCGTCTGGTCCCACTTCGCCTGCGCCGACGAGCCCGGCCACCCCTCCATCCGGCTCCAGCTCGACGCCTTCCGCGACATGCTGGCCTACGCCGAGAAGGAGGGCGTCGACCCCGAGGTCCGGCACATCGCCAACTCGCCCGCGACGCTGACCCTCCCCGAGACCCACTTCGACCTCGTCCGCACCGGGATCGCCGTCTACGGCGTCTCCCCCTCGCCCGAACTCGGCACCCCCGCCCAGCTCGGGCTGCGCCCCGCCATGACCCTCAAGGCCTCCCTCGCGCTGGTCAAGACGGTCCCCGCCGGGCACGGCGTCAGCTACGGCCACCACTACGTCACCGAGTCCGAGACGCACCTCGCCCTCGTCCCCGCCGGCTACGCCGACGGCATCCCGCGCAACGCCTCCGGCCGCGGCCCGGTGCTCGTGGCCGGCAAGGTCCGCCACGCCGCGGGCCGGATCGCCATGGACCAGTTCGTCGTGGACCTCGGCGAGGACCTGGCCGAAGCGGGCGACGAGGCCGTGGTCTTCGGCGACGCCGAGCGCGGCGAACCGACCGCCGAGGACTGGGCCCAGGCCGCCGGCACCATCGCGTATGAGATCGTCACCCGTATCGGAGGCAGGGTGCCGCGGGTCTACCTCGGCGGCTGA
- a CDS encoding NAD(P)H-hydrate dehydratase: MRTAYSVETVRAAERELMARLPEGALMARAAAGLAAVCAQLLARRRGRVYGSRVVLLAGPGDNGGDALYAGARLARRGAAVTAVPMDPARIHPGGLAALRAAGGRVAEAVPARADLVLDGLTGIGGRGGLRPTAAALAERIPAGALVVAVDLPSGVDADTGEVAGPAVSADVTVTFGACKPGLLIDPGASRAGAVRLVPIGLELPDRAELEALQHADVARLLPLPGASSDKYRRGVVGVVAGSEQYPGAAVLAVAGALRGGAGAVRYVGPAADAVLARYPEVLVGPGRVQAWVVGPGLGSGRAAEVERALADRDVPVLVDADGLRGLDPEVVRARRAATLLTPHAGEAAALLGVAREEVEAGRLAAVRGLAGRYGAAVLLKGSTTLVASGGVVRVNPTGTPWLATAGSGDVLSGLAGALLAGGLSGGDAGAVAAYLHGLAGRFAAGAPAAGGAAGRGAPVVAQEVAAALPEAWRSVRG; encoded by the coding sequence ATGCGTACTGCCTACAGCGTGGAGACCGTACGGGCCGCCGAGCGCGAGCTCATGGCACGGCTGCCGGAGGGCGCCCTGATGGCCCGGGCGGCGGCCGGACTGGCCGCCGTGTGCGCGCAGTTGCTGGCGCGGCGCCGGGGCCGGGTCTACGGGTCCCGGGTCGTGCTGCTCGCCGGCCCCGGGGACAACGGCGGCGACGCGCTGTACGCGGGTGCCCGGCTGGCGCGCCGCGGGGCCGCGGTGACGGCGGTGCCGATGGACCCGGCGCGGATCCACCCCGGCGGACTGGCCGCGCTGCGGGCCGCCGGGGGACGCGTCGCGGAGGCGGTGCCCGCGCGGGCGGACCTCGTACTGGACGGGCTCACCGGGATCGGCGGCCGGGGCGGGCTGCGGCCGACGGCGGCCGCGCTGGCGGAGCGGATCCCGGCGGGGGCGCTCGTGGTCGCCGTGGACCTGCCGAGCGGCGTCGACGCGGACACCGGGGAGGTCGCCGGCCCGGCGGTGTCGGCCGACGTGACGGTCACCTTCGGCGCCTGCAAGCCCGGGCTGCTGATCGACCCCGGGGCCTCGCGGGCGGGCGCGGTGCGGCTCGTCCCGATCGGGCTGGAACTGCCGGACCGGGCGGAACTGGAGGCGCTCCAGCACGCCGACGTGGCGCGGCTGCTCCCGCTGCCGGGGGCGTCGAGCGACAAGTACCGGCGGGGCGTCGTCGGGGTCGTCGCCGGATCGGAGCAGTACCCGGGCGCGGCCGTGCTCGCCGTGGCGGGGGCGCTGCGGGGCGGCGCGGGCGCGGTGCGGTACGTGGGCCCGGCGGCGGACGCGGTGCTGGCCCGGTACCCGGAGGTGCTGGTCGGGCCGGGGCGGGTGCAGGCCTGGGTGGTCGGCCCCGGGCTGGGCTCAGGGCGGGCCGCCGAGGTCGAACGGGCCCTGGCGGACCGGGACGTACCGGTGCTGGTCGACGCGGACGGGCTGCGCGGGCTGGACCCGGAGGTGGTGCGCGCACGCCGGGCGGCGACCCTGCTGACCCCGCACGCGGGGGAGGCGGCGGCGCTGCTGGGGGTGGCGCGGGAGGAGGTCGAGGCGGGGCGGCTGGCCGCCGTGCGGGGGCTCGCGGGTCGGTACGGGGCGGCGGTGCTGCTGAAGGGGTCGACGACGCTGGTCGCCTCCGGCGGGGTGGTGAGGGTGAACCCGACGGGGACGCCCTGGCTGGCGACCGCCGGGAGCGGGGACGTGCTGTCCGGGCTGGCGGGGGCGCTGCTCGCCGGTGGGCTGTCGGGGGGTGACGCGGGGGCGGTGGCCGCGTATCTGCACGGGCTGGCGGGCCGGTTCGCCGCCGGGGCGCCGGCCGCTGGTGGGGCGGCCGGCCGGGGTGCGCCGGTGGTGGCGCAGGAGGTCGCCGCCGCGCTGCCGGAGGCGTGGCGGTCGGTGCGGGGCTGA
- a CDS encoding holo-ACP synthase has product MIVGVGIDVAEIERFGAALERTPQMARRLFLESELTLPSGERRGTASLAARFAAKEALAKALGAPAGLLWTDAEVYVEDTGQPRLRVSGTVEARARALGVKSWHISLSHDAGVASAVVIAEG; this is encoded by the coding sequence GTGATTGTCGGTGTGGGGATCGACGTTGCCGAGATCGAGCGGTTCGGCGCGGCACTGGAGCGGACGCCGCAGATGGCTCGGCGTCTCTTCCTCGAATCCGAACTGACGCTGCCGAGCGGCGAGCGGCGCGGTACCGCTTCGCTCGCCGCCCGGTTCGCGGCCAAGGAAGCCCTGGCCAAGGCGCTGGGCGCGCCCGCCGGGCTGCTGTGGACCGACGCCGAGGTGTACGTCGAGGACACCGGACAGCCCCGGCTGCGGGTGTCCGGCACGGTCGAGGCACGGGCGCGGGCGCTCGGGGTGAAGTCCTGGCACATCTCCCTCAGCCACGACGCCGGCGTCGCGTCGGCGGTGGTGATCGCCGAAGGTTAG
- the glmS gene encoding glutamine--fructose-6-phosphate transaminase (isomerizing) codes for MCGIVGYVGAQSALDVVIAGLKRLEYRGYDSAGVAVLADGALANVKKAGKLVNLEKELVSRPLPAGSTGLGHTRWATHGGPTDVNAHPHLDNSGRVAVVHNGIIENFAALRAELAERGHRLESETDTEVVAHLLAERFEAAGGAGGAGLAEAMRQVCRRLEGAFTLVAVHADEPEVVVGARRNSPLVVGVGEGENFLASDVAAFIAHTRSAIELGQDQVVELRRDGVTVTGFDGAPATVRAYHVDWDASAAEKGGYDYFMLKEIAEQPKAVADTLLGRIDASGLLTLDEVRIPASVLREVDKVVIVACGTAYHAGMIAKLAIEHWTRIPCETELASEFRYRDPILDQRTLVIAISQSGETMDTLMALRHAREQGARVLAVCNTNGSTIPRESDAVLYTHAGPEVAVASTKAFLTQLVACYLVALYLGQVRGTKWGDEIRAVVRELSDIAAAVDTVLETMEPVRALARSLADKDTVLFLGRHVGYPVALEGALKLKELAYMHAEGFAAGELKHGPIALIEKDLPVVVVVPSPRGRSVLHDKIVSNIQEIRARGARTIVIAEEGDEAVVPYADHLIRIPATPTLLQPLVATVPLQVFACELATARGNEVDQPRNLAKSVTVE; via the coding sequence ATGTGCGGAATTGTGGGTTACGTAGGGGCGCAGTCTGCGCTCGATGTGGTCATCGCCGGACTGAAGCGGCTGGAGTACCGCGGCTACGACTCGGCCGGGGTCGCCGTGCTCGCCGACGGGGCGCTCGCCAACGTCAAGAAGGCCGGGAAACTCGTCAACCTGGAGAAGGAACTGGTCAGTCGGCCCCTGCCGGCCGGCTCCACGGGCCTCGGGCACACCCGGTGGGCGACCCACGGCGGGCCCACCGACGTCAACGCCCACCCCCACCTGGACAACTCCGGCCGGGTGGCGGTCGTGCACAACGGCATCATCGAGAACTTCGCCGCGCTGCGCGCCGAACTCGCCGAACGCGGCCACCGGCTGGAGTCCGAGACGGACACCGAGGTGGTGGCGCACCTGCTGGCCGAGCGCTTCGAGGCGGCCGGCGGCGCCGGGGGAGCGGGCCTCGCGGAGGCGATGCGGCAGGTGTGCCGGCGGCTGGAGGGCGCCTTCACCCTGGTCGCGGTGCACGCCGACGAGCCGGAGGTGGTGGTCGGCGCGCGCCGGAACTCCCCCCTGGTGGTGGGCGTTGGAGAGGGTGAGAACTTCCTCGCCTCGGACGTGGCCGCGTTCATCGCCCACACCCGGTCCGCGATCGAGCTGGGGCAGGACCAGGTCGTCGAACTCCGCCGCGACGGGGTCACGGTGACCGGCTTCGACGGTGCGCCCGCGACCGTGCGGGCGTACCACGTGGACTGGGACGCCTCGGCGGCCGAGAAGGGGGGCTATGACTACTTCATGCTCAAGGAGATCGCCGAGCAGCCGAAGGCCGTCGCCGACACGCTGCTGGGCAGGATCGACGCGAGCGGCCTGCTGACGCTGGACGAGGTGCGCATCCCCGCCTCGGTGCTCCGGGAGGTCGACAAGGTCGTGATCGTGGCCTGCGGTACGGCCTACCACGCGGGCATGATCGCGAAGCTGGCCATCGAGCACTGGACCCGCATCCCGTGCGAGACGGAGCTGGCCAGCGAGTTCCGCTACCGCGACCCGATCCTCGACCAGCGGACGCTGGTGATCGCGATCTCGCAGTCCGGCGAGACCATGGACACCCTGATGGCGCTGCGGCACGCGCGCGAGCAGGGCGCCAGGGTGCTGGCCGTCTGCAACACGAACGGCTCGACCATCCCCCGCGAATCGGACGCCGTGCTGTACACGCACGCCGGTCCGGAGGTGGCCGTCGCCTCCACGAAGGCGTTCCTGACGCAACTGGTCGCCTGCTACCTCGTCGCGCTCTACCTCGGGCAGGTGCGGGGCACGAAGTGGGGCGACGAGATCCGGGCGGTGGTCCGGGAACTGTCGGACATCGCCGCCGCGGTGGACACGGTGCTGGAGACGATGGAGCCGGTACGGGCCCTGGCGCGCTCCCTCGCCGACAAGGACACCGTGCTCTTCCTCGGCCGCCACGTCGGCTACCCGGTGGCACTGGAGGGCGCGCTCAAGCTCAAGGAGCTGGCGTACATGCACGCCGAGGGCTTCGCGGCGGGCGAGCTCAAGCACGGGCCGATCGCGCTGATCGAGAAGGACCTGCCGGTGGTGGTCGTCGTACCTTCGCCGCGCGGGCGCTCGGTCCTGCACGACAAGATCGTCTCGAACATCCAGGAGATCCGGGCGCGCGGGGCACGGACCATCGTGATCGCGGAGGAGGGAGACGAGGCCGTGGTCCCGTACGCGGACCACCTGATCCGGATCCCGGCGACGCCGACGCTGCTCCAGCCGCTGGTGGCGACGGTGCCGCTCCAGGTGTTCGCGTGCGAACTGGCGACCGCGCGGGGCAACGAGGTGGACCAGCCACGTAACCTCGCGAAGTCCGTGACGGTGGAGTAG
- the coaA gene encoding type I pantothenate kinase: MITSPTRCTPDRATERPGPRRAQDPSPYVDLTRAEWSALRERTPLPLTAEEVERLRGLGDVIDLDEVRDVYLPLSRLLNLYVGATSNLRGTLNTFLGDAGNGHGAQQGTPFVIGVAGSVAVGKSTVARLLQALLARWPEHPRVELVTTDGFLYPMKELQRRGLTSRKGFPESYDRRALTRFVADIKAGKDEVTAPVYSHLIYDIVPGEQLVVRRPDILIVEGLNVLQPALPGKDGRTRVGLADYFDFSVYVDARPEDIERWYLNRFRKLRETAFQNPFSYFRKYTQVSEEEALEYAQTMWRTINKPNLLENVAPTRGRATLVVRKGPDHKVQKLSLRKL; this comes from the coding sequence GTGATCACCTCGCCGACGCGTTGTACACCGGACCGCGCAACGGAGCGCCCGGGTCCCCGCCGGGCCCAGGACCCGTCTCCGTACGTCGACCTCACCCGGGCCGAGTGGAGCGCCCTGCGCGAGCGGACCCCGCTGCCCCTGACCGCGGAGGAGGTGGAGCGGCTGCGGGGCCTGGGCGACGTCATCGACCTCGACGAGGTGCGGGACGTGTACCTGCCGCTGTCCCGCCTGCTGAACCTGTACGTCGGCGCCACCAGCAACCTCCGCGGCACCCTGAACACCTTCCTCGGCGACGCCGGCAACGGCCACGGCGCCCAGCAGGGCACCCCCTTCGTCATAGGGGTCGCCGGCTCCGTCGCCGTCGGCAAGTCCACCGTGGCCCGTCTGCTCCAGGCCCTCCTGGCCCGCTGGCCCGAGCACCCCCGCGTCGAGCTGGTCACCACGGACGGCTTCCTGTACCCGATGAAGGAGCTCCAGCGGCGGGGCCTGACCTCCCGCAAGGGCTTCCCGGAGTCCTACGACCGCCGGGCGCTGACCCGCTTCGTCGCCGACATCAAGGCGGGCAAGGACGAGGTGACGGCCCCGGTCTACTCGCACCTGATCTACGACATCGTGCCGGGCGAGCAGCTCGTCGTACGCCGCCCGGACATCCTGATCGTCGAGGGGCTGAACGTCCTGCAGCCCGCGCTGCCGGGCAAGGACGGCCGTACCCGCGTCGGTCTCGCCGACTACTTCGACTTCAGCGTGTACGTGGACGCGCGCCCCGAGGACATCGAGCGCTGGTACCTCAACCGGTTCCGGAAGCTGCGCGAGACCGCGTTCCAGAATCCTTTCTCCTACTTCCGCAAGTACACCCAAGTCTCCGAGGAGGAGGCCCTGGAGTACGCGCAGACCATGTGGCGGACCATCAACAAGCCCAACCTGCTGGAGAACGTGGCCCCCACCCGCGGCCGCGCCACCCTCGTCGTGCGCAAGGGACCCGACCACAAGGTGCAGAAGCTGAGCCTGCGCAAGCTGTAG
- the glmM gene encoding phosphoglucosamine mutase, protein MGRLFGTDGVRGVANADLTAELALGLSVAAAHVLAEAGTFEGHRPTAVVGRDPRASGEFLEAAVVAGLASAGVDVLRVGVLPTPAVAYLTGALGADLGVMLSASHNAMPDNGIKFFARGGHKLADELEDRIESVYEEHRTGAPWQRPTGAGVGRVSDYDEGFDKYVAHLIGVLPNRLDGLKVVLDEAHGAAAYVSPEAFTRAGAEVVTIGAEPDGLNINDGCGSTHLDLLKRAVVEHGADFGVAHDGDADRCLAVDGNGAEIDGDQILAVLALAMREAGQLRGNAVVGTVMSNLGFKLAMEAEGIQVVQTGVGDRYVLEAMKEHGYALGGEQSGHVIILDHATTGDGTLTGLMLAARVAATGRTLAELAGVMQRLPQILINVPDVDKSRVATSAELAVAVTDAERELGSTGRVLLRSSGTEPLVRVMVEAADIEQARTVAGRLADAVKSALG, encoded by the coding sequence GTGGGACGACTCTTCGGGACGGACGGTGTACGAGGCGTCGCCAACGCGGATCTGACGGCTGAGCTCGCGCTCGGCCTCTCCGTGGCGGCCGCACATGTACTGGCCGAGGCGGGCACCTTCGAGGGCCACCGGCCCACGGCCGTCGTCGGCCGCGACCCCCGCGCGTCCGGCGAATTCCTGGAGGCCGCGGTCGTCGCCGGCCTCGCCAGCGCCGGCGTGGACGTCCTGCGCGTCGGTGTGCTGCCCACCCCGGCGGTGGCGTATCTCACCGGTGCGCTGGGTGCCGACCTCGGCGTCATGCTCTCCGCCAGCCACAACGCCATGCCCGACAACGGCATCAAGTTCTTCGCGCGCGGCGGCCACAAGCTCGCCGACGAGCTGGAGGACCGCATCGAGTCCGTGTACGAGGAGCACCGCACGGGCGCGCCCTGGCAGCGTCCCACCGGCGCCGGCGTCGGCCGCGTGTCCGACTACGACGAGGGCTTCGACAAGTACGTCGCCCACCTCATCGGCGTCCTCCCCAACCGCCTCGACGGCCTGAAGGTCGTCCTGGACGAGGCCCACGGCGCGGCCGCGTACGTCTCGCCGGAGGCCTTCACCCGGGCCGGCGCGGAGGTCGTCACGATCGGCGCCGAGCCCGACGGCCTGAACATCAACGACGGCTGCGGCTCCACCCACCTGGACCTGCTCAAGCGGGCCGTGGTCGAGCACGGCGCCGACTTCGGCGTCGCCCACGACGGCGACGCGGACCGCTGCCTGGCGGTGGACGGCAACGGCGCCGAGATCGACGGCGACCAGATCCTCGCCGTCCTGGCGCTGGCCATGCGCGAGGCCGGACAGCTGCGCGGGAACGCCGTGGTCGGCACCGTCATGTCCAACCTGGGCTTCAAGCTCGCCATGGAGGCCGAGGGCATCCAGGTCGTGCAGACCGGCGTCGGCGACCGGTACGTCCTGGAGGCCATGAAGGAGCACGGCTACGCCCTGGGCGGCGAGCAGTCCGGCCACGTGATCATCCTCGACCACGCGACGACCGGCGACGGCACCCTGACCGGCCTGATGCTGGCGGCGCGCGTCGCGGCCACCGGCCGCACGCTGGCCGAGCTGGCCGGGGTCATGCAGCGGCTGCCGCAGATCCTGATCAACGTCCCGGACGTGGACAAGTCCCGCGTCGCCACCTCGGCCGAGCTGGCCGTGGCCGTCACCGACGCCGAGCGCGAGCTGGGCTCCACCGGCCGGGTGCTGCTGCGGTCCTCCGGTACCGAGCCCCTCGTCCGGGTGATGGTGGAGGCCGCCGACATCGAGCAGGCCCGCACGGTCGCCGGGCGGCTCGCGGACGCCGTGAAGTCGGCGCTCGGCTAG